A single genomic interval of Bacillota bacterium harbors:
- the ybeY gene encoding rRNA maturation RNase YbeY, translating into MEVLISNLQDKVPVDERLEGLVRSTVEAGLTEELSPARRDQVEVSVALVDDEHIHQLNKEYRQIDCATDVLSFAMLEGADEDRPLLLGDIVVSLERARDQAETYGHTFEREVAFLTLHGLLHLLGHDHHTDEQEREMDERQEAVLRRLGLAR; encoded by the coding sequence ATGGAGGTTCTGATAAGCAATCTTCAGGATAAGGTGCCGGTCGACGAGCGGTTGGAGGGTCTGGTCAGGTCGACCGTCGAGGCCGGCCTGACTGAGGAGCTGTCGCCCGCCCGCCGCGACCAGGTTGAGGTCAGCGTGGCCCTGGTCGACGACGAACACATTCACCAGTTGAACAAGGAGTACCGGCAGATCGACTGCGCCACCGATGTCCTCTCCTTCGCCATGCTTGAGGGGGCGGACGAGGACCGCCCCCTCCTCCTCGGGGACATCGTCGTCTCCCTCGAGCGCGCCCGCGATCAGGCCGAGACATACGGCCACACCTTCGAGCGCGAGGTGGCTTTCCTCACCCTGCACGGCCTGCTCCATCTCCTCGGGCACGACCATCACACCGACGAGCAGGAGCGCGAGATGGATGAACGCCAGGAAGCCGTTCTCCGGCGGCTCGGATTGGCCCGCTGA